One genomic region from Streptomyces venezuelae encodes:
- a CDS encoding PP2C family serine/threonine-protein phosphatase, protein MSQKPMPKPNPEPKPSHGLAACPGCAEPLDSGDRFCGACGHDLSAAAEPDRPTVAIGTPVVWPAAPPREAGSLSTMTQHPGDLPGTDSGGNDLPTMAVRTDGPVPAPPGPGASPSGGDFELAAPDPRTAVQVDPPQAPPASQAPAPAPAPAPPSAPAHPPAPAQPPAPSQPPAPVSGAPASGAASLCVACRAGRVDTDGYCENCGHAQPRERDHMEQELGTVAAVSDRGLRHHRNEDSFAVSATTLPDGSPAALAIVCDGVSSATRPDEASAAAAQAAGASLLAALPRGIHPQQAMHEAIVAASEAVNSLAEEPGQDGAEHDPHRNSPACTIVGSVVADGLLVVGWVGDSRVYWVPDDRSTPSARLTEDDSWAAQMVAAGLMSEAEAYADERAHAITGWLGADAYELDPHTAAFKPDRSGVVVVCTDGLWNYAEGPEDMARVVPPDAAGRPLHGAQVLVGHALDGGGHDNITVALLPFTVSPQGAGSA, encoded by the coding sequence ATGTCCCAGAAGCCGATGCCGAAGCCGAATCCGGAGCCGAAGCCCTCGCACGGACTCGCCGCCTGCCCGGGCTGCGCGGAGCCGCTGGACTCGGGCGACCGGTTCTGCGGGGCGTGCGGCCACGACCTGTCGGCCGCCGCGGAGCCGGACCGCCCGACGGTGGCGATCGGCACCCCCGTGGTCTGGCCGGCCGCCCCGCCCCGGGAGGCCGGTTCGCTCTCGACGATGACCCAGCACCCCGGCGACCTGCCGGGCACCGACTCCGGCGGCAACGACCTGCCCACGATGGCGGTCCGCACGGACGGCCCGGTGCCGGCGCCTCCGGGCCCGGGCGCGTCCCCGTCCGGCGGGGACTTCGAGCTCGCCGCCCCCGACCCCCGTACCGCGGTACAGGTGGATCCGCCCCAGGCCCCGCCGGCGTCCCAGGCCCCTGCCCCGGCCCCGGCCCCGGCCCCACCGTCGGCGCCCGCCCATCCCCCCGCGCCGGCTCAGCCCCCCGCGCCCTCTCAGCCCCCCGCTCCTGTTTCCGGCGCCCCCGCTTCCGGTGCGGCCTCGCTCTGCGTGGCCTGCCGGGCCGGGCGGGTGGACACCGACGGCTACTGCGAGAACTGCGGGCACGCCCAGCCGCGCGAGCGGGACCACATGGAGCAGGAGCTCGGCACCGTCGCCGCGGTCAGCGACCGGGGACTGCGCCACCACCGCAACGAGGACTCGTTCGCCGTCTCGGCGACCACCCTCCCCGACGGCTCCCCCGCCGCCCTCGCGATCGTCTGCGACGGTGTCTCCTCGGCGACCCGTCCCGACGAGGCCTCCGCCGCCGCCGCGCAGGCGGCCGGCGCCTCACTGCTCGCCGCGCTGCCCCGCGGCATCCACCCGCAGCAGGCGATGCACGAGGCGATCGTCGCCGCCTCCGAGGCCGTCAACTCCCTCGCGGAGGAGCCCGGCCAGGACGGCGCCGAGCACGACCCGCACCGGAACTCGCCGGCCTGCACCATCGTCGGCTCGGTCGTCGCCGACGGCCTGCTCGTCGTCGGCTGGGTCGGCGACAGCCGCGTCTACTGGGTGCCGGACGACCGCAGCACCCCGTCCGCCCGGCTCACCGAGGACGACTCGTGGGCCGCCCAGATGGTCGCGGCGGGCCTGATGAGCGAGGCCGAGGCGTACGCGGACGAGCGCGCCCACGCGATCACCGGCTGGCTGGGCGCCGACGCGTACGAACTGGACCCGCACACCGCCGCGTTCAAACCGGACCGCTCCGGGGTGGTCGTGGTCTGCACGGACGGGCTCTGGAACTACGCGGAGGGCCCCGAGGACATGGCGAGGGTCGTCCCGCCGGACGCGGCGGGCCGCCCGCTGCACGGCGCGCAGGTCCTCGTCGGGCACGCGCTCGACGGCGGAGGCCACGACAACATCACGGTCGCGCTGCTGCCGTTCACCGTCTCGCCGCAAGGGGCAGGATCCGCCTGA